ACAAGCTCCCTAATATCGTGCAACCATCGCCATCGTTTAAATCGCACGCTTTAGCAAAATATTCCACCGCTTTTTTAAAATCCCTAGTTACCACTTTACCATCATGATAAATCCCCCCTAAGCTCGCACACCCTTCAGCGTATTTCAAATCGCACGCTTTAGAGTAGTATTGTAAGGCTTTATTGGTGTTTTGGGACACGCCTTGCCCGCTATAATATAAATTCCCTAGCAAATGACACCCATTGCTGTAATCTAAATCGCAAGCCTTAGCGTAAAAGGAGGCGGCTTTTTTCAAATTCTTTTCCACGCCATGCCCTTGATAATAAAGCACCCCTAAATTAAAACACCCGCTATTTTCTTTCAAATCGCAAGCTTTTTCAAAATACTTCTTAGCTTGAGAAAAATCTCGCTCTTTGTAGCTCTTTGCGCCCAAACCCACAAGCTCTTTAGGGTCTTGCTCTGCCATTAGCCCCCCTAAACACAACGCACCCAAGCACAAAACCCTAAAAAAGGACTTTTTGACATTTTCTAACATGATATATCTCCTTATTAAAAATTTTATTATAGTGTTATTAAGCAAATACAAAATGCCATGATCTCTTTGTTATCTTAAGCTAACGCCCGCTTGCAAATTTCTGTGATCTTACCCCACTCTTTGTTTTGAATTAAATCTTTAGGGGTAAGCCAGCTCCCCCCCACGCATAAAACATTTTCTAAATTCAAATAAGAACGCATGTTATCTGCACTAATCCCCCCAGTGGGGCAAAATTTCACCCCTTTAAAAGGGCCGTTAAAAGCGTTTAAAAGCTTAACGCCCCCACAATACTCTGCCGGGAAAAATTTCAAAGCGTGATAGCCCCATTCTAAAGCTTGCATGACTTCACTACTGCTAGAAACCCCGGGTATTAGGGGCATGCCTTTTTTCTTTGCGTGTTCTAAAAGGCTAGGCGTAAGGCCCGGGCTAATCAAAAACTCTGCCCCCCTATTTTGAGCCTGCTCTAATTGAGCAGAGTTTAAAATCGTGCCAGCGCCCACACGCATTTTTGGCACATTCTTAGCGATAAGCTCTATGGCTTCTAAAGCGCAACTGGAGCGCAAAGTTACTTCTATGATTGGAATACCCCCCTCTATCAGGCTTTGCGCTAAAGGCACAGCGTCTTTTATATTTTCAATCACCACCACAGGGACAATGGGGCTAATTTGTAAAACCTCTATTGTTTTATCTTGCATTTTATCTCCTTTATACCTTTATGCCAAAACTCATGCCGCCCTCTTCAGCGGTATCAACATTCAATCTCAAACTCGTAAATAATTCCCTACCCAGCCCAAAAGTAGGCTTTTCTAAATTTTCTAAGGTTTCTAAAAACAAGGGGTTGATGCCTCTATTTTCAAAATCCTTTTCAAGCACATTCAAGGCGTTATTAGGAGCGTCTAATTCTATCCAATCGCCATCTTTAATCTTAATGATCGCCCCGTTTAACGCCCCCTCAGGGCTTAAATGGATCGCGCTAGGCACTTTCCCGCTCGCCCCGCTCATGCGCCCATCCGTAACGAGCGCGACCTTATAGCCCATATCCTGCAAAGCCCCTAAATTCGTGGTGAGTTTGTGCAATTCTGGCATGCCATTAGATTTAGGCCCTTGGAAAGGCAAGACCGCCACAAAGTCCCTTTCTAATTCTTTATTTTTAAAGCGTTCTAAAAATTCGCTTTGGGTTTTAAAAACAATCGCTCTGGCTTTAACTTTCCTATGCTCATCTTTAATGGCTGAAATTTTAATCACGGCCCGCCCTAAATTACCCTTTAAAATTTTAAGCCCCCCATTAGCGGCAAAAGGCTCGCTCACAGGGCGTAAAATATCCGTATTCAGGCTATGATTGATGGCGTCTTTATACACCAAGTGGTCGTTTTCTAAAAAGGGGGTTTTGGTGTAATTTTGCATGCCTTTTTGCGTTTCTGTATCCATGATGGTATGAGTGTCTTCAAATAAAAGCCCCTCTTTTAACAATTCCTTGATCACAAACGCTAAGCCCCCACAGGCTTCAAAAGCGTTCACATCCGCTGATCCGTTAGGATAGACTTTAGCTAAAAGGGGTATGAGGTTAGAAACTGCGTCAAAATCGTCCCAATTAAGGATCACCCCACAAGATCTAGCGATAGCGATCAAATGTAAAGTGTGGTTAGTAGAACCTCCTGTCGCCATTAAGCCTATAAGCGCGTTAAGAATGCTTTTTTCATCAATGAGTTTGGCTAAAGGCAGGACTTTTCCGCTCGCTAATCTTTTAGCGCTCTCTTCTACTAAAACCTTTCGTAAGGGGTTGTTAGGGTTGATAAAGCTAGAATTAGCCACATGCAACCCCATAAATTCCATCATCATTTGATTAGAATTAGCCGTGCCATAAAAAGTGCAAGTGCCCACATCATGATAGCTTTGCATTTCCACTTTTA
The sequence above is drawn from the Helicobacter pylori genome and encodes:
- a CDS encoding bifunctional 4-hydroxy-2-oxoglutarate aldolase/2-dehydro-3-deoxy-phosphogluconate aldolase is translated as MQDKTIEVLQISPIVPVVVIENIKDAVPLAQSLIEGGIPIIEVTLRSSCALEAIELIAKNVPKMRVGAGTILNSAQLEQAQNRGAEFLISPGLTPSLLEHAKKKGMPLIPGVSSSSEVMQALEWGYHALKFFPAEYCGGVKLLNAFNGPFKGVKFCPTGGISADNMRSYLNLENVLCVGGSWLTPKDLIQNKEWGKITEICKRALA
- the hcpC gene encoding Sel1-like repeat protein HcpC, whose amino-acid sequence is MLENVKKSFFRVLCLGALCLGGLMAEQDPKELVGLGAKSYKERDFSQAKKYFEKACDLKENSGCFNLGVLYYQGHGVEKNLKKAASFYAKACDLDYSNGCHLLGNLYYSGQGVSQNTNKALQYYSKACDLKYAEGCASLGGIYHDGKVVTRDFKKAVEYFAKACDLNDGDGCTILGSLYDAGRGTPKDLKKALASYDKACDLKDSPGCFNAGNMYHHGDGVAKNFKEALARYSKACELENGGGCFNLGAMQYNGEGVTRNEKQAIENFKKGCKLGAKGACDILKQLKIKV
- the edd gene encoding phosphogluconate dehydratase — translated: MPKHSLEQIKEKITERSKKTRELYLENIFNPKNQPKIESLGCANIAHVTASMPEHLKMPLGSHKRKHFAIITAYNDMLSAHQPFKNYPDWIKKELQEHNAYASVASGVPAMCDGITQGYEGMELSLFSRDVIALSTAVGLSHNVFDGAFFLGVCDKIVPGLLIGALSFGNLASVFVPSGPMVSGIENYKKAKARQDFALGKINREELLKVEMQSYHDVGTCTFYGTANSNQMMMEFMGLHVANSSFINPNNPLRKVLVEESAKRLASGKVLPLAKLIDEKSILNALIGLMATGGSTNHTLHLIAIARSCGVILNWDDFDAVSNLIPLLAKVYPNGSADVNAFEACGGLAFVIKELLKEGLLFEDTHTIMDTETQKGMQNYTKTPFLENDHLVYKDAINHSLNTDILRPVSEPFAANGGLKILKGNLGRAVIKISAIKDEHRKVKARAIVFKTQSEFLERFKNKELERDFVAVLPFQGPKSNGMPELHKLTTNLGALQDMGYKVALVTDGRMSGASGKVPSAIHLSPEGALNGAIIKIKDGDWIELDAPNNALNVLEKDFENRGINPLFLETLENLEKPTFGLGRELFTSLRLNVDTAEEGGMSFGIKV